The proteins below are encoded in one region of Rhinolophus sinicus isolate RSC01 linkage group LG07, ASM3656204v1, whole genome shotgun sequence:
- the NOCT gene encoding nocturnin isoform X2, giving the protein MGNGTSRLYSALAKTLNSSAASQHPEYLVSPDPGHLEPIDPKELLEECRAVLHTRPPRFQRDFVALRTDCHGSHPPIRVMQWNILAQALGEGKDNFVQCPVEALKWEERKCLILEEILAYQPDILCLQEVDHYFDTFQPLLSRLGYQGTFFPKPWSPCLDVERNNGPDGCALFFLQNRFKLVHSANIRLTAMTLKTNQVAIAQTMECKESGRQFCIAVTHLKARTGWEQFRSAQGCDLLQNLQSITQGAKLPLIVCGDFNAEPTEDVYKRFASSSLNLDSAYKLLSADGQSEPPYTTWKIRTSGECRHTLDYIWYSKHALSVRSALDLLTEEQIGPNRLPSLNYPSDHLSLVCDFSFNEEPDGLL; this is encoded by the exons ATGGGAAACGGTACGAGCAGACTCTATAGTGCTCTGGCCAAGACACTGAACAGCAGCGCTGCCTCCCAGCACCCAGAGTATTTGGTGTCACCTGACCCAGGACATCTGGAGCCCATTGATCCTAAAGAGCTCCTGGAGGAATGCAGGGCCGTCCTGCACACTCGACCTCCCCGCTTCCAGAGGGATTTTGTGGCTCTGAGGACAGATTGCCACGGTAGCCACCCACCTATTAGGGTCATGCAGTGGAACATCCTTGCCCAAG CTCTTGGAGAAGGCAAAGACAACTTTGTACAATGCCCTGTTGAAGCACTcaagtgggaagaaaggaaatgtctCATCCTAGAAGAAATCCTAGCCTACCAGCCCGATATCTTGTGCCTCCAAGAGGTGGACCACTATTTTGACACCTTCCAGCCACTCCTCAGTAGACTGGGCTATCAAGGCACGTTTTTCCCCAAACCTTGGTCACCTTGTCTAGATGTTGAACGTAACAATGGACCCGATGGCTGTGCCTTGTTTTTCCTCCAGAACAGATTCAAGCTAGTCCACAGTGCCAATATTAGGCTGACGGCCATGACCCTGAAAACCAATCAGGTGGCCATTGCACAGACCATGGAGTGCAAGGAGTCCGGTCGGCAGTTCTGCATCGCAGTCACCCACCTGAAGGCACGTACTGGCTGGGAGCAGTTTCGGTCAGCTCAAGGCTGTGACCTTCTCCAGAACCTGCAGAGCATCACCCAGGGAGCCAAGCTTCCCCTTATTGTCTGTGGGGACTTCAATGCAGAGCCAACAGAGGACGTCTACAAACGCTTCGCCTCCTCCAGCCTCAACCTGGACAGCGCCTACAAGCTGCTCAGTGCAGACGGTCAGTCGGAACCGCCGTACACCACCTGGAAGATTCGGACCTCAGGGGAGTGCCGGCACACCCTGGACTACATCTGGTATTCTAAACACGCCCTGAGCGTGAGGTCAGCTCTGGATTTACTCACCGAAGAACAGATTGGACCCAACCGACTACCATCTTTGAATTATCCTTCAGACCACCTGTCTCTAGTATGTGACTTCAGCTTTAATGAGGAACCTGATGGACTTTTATAA
- the NOCT gene encoding nocturnin isoform X1, translating into MYQSPRRLCSALLQRDAPGLRRRPGPGLRRQSSQPAAAPRPACLRLSAAASAASGAAPLCSRTACSMGNGTSRLYSALAKTLNSSAASQHPEYLVSPDPGHLEPIDPKELLEECRAVLHTRPPRFQRDFVALRTDCHGSHPPIRVMQWNILAQALGEGKDNFVQCPVEALKWEERKCLILEEILAYQPDILCLQEVDHYFDTFQPLLSRLGYQGTFFPKPWSPCLDVERNNGPDGCALFFLQNRFKLVHSANIRLTAMTLKTNQVAIAQTMECKESGRQFCIAVTHLKARTGWEQFRSAQGCDLLQNLQSITQGAKLPLIVCGDFNAEPTEDVYKRFASSSLNLDSAYKLLSADGQSEPPYTTWKIRTSGECRHTLDYIWYSKHALSVRSALDLLTEEQIGPNRLPSLNYPSDHLSLVCDFSFNEEPDGLL; encoded by the exons ATGTATCAGAGCCCGCGGCGGCTCTGCTCCGCCCTGCTGCAGAGGGACGCGCCCGGCCTGCGCCGCCGCCCCGGCCCGGGCTTGCGCCGCCAGTCGTCCCAGCCGGCGGCCGCCCCCCGGCCCGCGTGCCTCCGGCTCTCGGCAGCGGCCTCAGCAGCCTCGGGTGCGGCGCCGTTGTGCTCGCGGACAG CGTGTTCCATGGGAAACGGTACGAGCAGACTCTATAGTGCTCTGGCCAAGACACTGAACAGCAGCGCTGCCTCCCAGCACCCAGAGTATTTGGTGTCACCTGACCCAGGACATCTGGAGCCCATTGATCCTAAAGAGCTCCTGGAGGAATGCAGGGCCGTCCTGCACACTCGACCTCCCCGCTTCCAGAGGGATTTTGTGGCTCTGAGGACAGATTGCCACGGTAGCCACCCACCTATTAGGGTCATGCAGTGGAACATCCTTGCCCAAG CTCTTGGAGAAGGCAAAGACAACTTTGTACAATGCCCTGTTGAAGCACTcaagtgggaagaaaggaaatgtctCATCCTAGAAGAAATCCTAGCCTACCAGCCCGATATCTTGTGCCTCCAAGAGGTGGACCACTATTTTGACACCTTCCAGCCACTCCTCAGTAGACTGGGCTATCAAGGCACGTTTTTCCCCAAACCTTGGTCACCTTGTCTAGATGTTGAACGTAACAATGGACCCGATGGCTGTGCCTTGTTTTTCCTCCAGAACAGATTCAAGCTAGTCCACAGTGCCAATATTAGGCTGACGGCCATGACCCTGAAAACCAATCAGGTGGCCATTGCACAGACCATGGAGTGCAAGGAGTCCGGTCGGCAGTTCTGCATCGCAGTCACCCACCTGAAGGCACGTACTGGCTGGGAGCAGTTTCGGTCAGCTCAAGGCTGTGACCTTCTCCAGAACCTGCAGAGCATCACCCAGGGAGCCAAGCTTCCCCTTATTGTCTGTGGGGACTTCAATGCAGAGCCAACAGAGGACGTCTACAAACGCTTCGCCTCCTCCAGCCTCAACCTGGACAGCGCCTACAAGCTGCTCAGTGCAGACGGTCAGTCGGAACCGCCGTACACCACCTGGAAGATTCGGACCTCAGGGGAGTGCCGGCACACCCTGGACTACATCTGGTATTCTAAACACGCCCTGAGCGTGAGGTCAGCTCTGGATTTACTCACCGAAGAACAGATTGGACCCAACCGACTACCATCTTTGAATTATCCTTCAGACCACCTGTCTCTAGTATGTGACTTCAGCTTTAATGAGGAACCTGATGGACTTTTATAA